Below is a window of Polyangiaceae bacterium DNA.
CCAGCGACTCGCGATCGCCACCACCGAGCGCCTCGAAGTTCTCGCCTTCCTCCTTCGCCGTCAGCCCCACCACGACGACGGCCGCGTCCGCGGCAGCCAGCGTGGCGAGGTCGGCCGGCGCCAACGTGGGACCGGGGATGTAGTCGAGCTTGGTGCCCGAGCCGGCTCGATCGACGAGCCCCGCGCGCGGCGTGACGGCCCAGCTCGGCTCCGCGTTGCTGCTGCCCGCGTCTCCCAGGTTCTTCGTGTCGGCGAGCTGGCCGACCAGCGCCAGCGTCGCGAGCTTGGCGCGATCGAGCGGAAGCGCGGCTCCTTCGTTCTTCAGGAGCACGATGGCCTCGCGCTCGACCTCCAGGGTGAGGTCGGTGTGCTCCTGGCTCTCGACCACGTCGGCGGGCACCTGTTCGGGCGCGTCCAACGAGAACTCGAGCTTCTTGCGGAGAATGCGCCGCACAGCCTCGTCGATGACGCTCTCCTTCACCGTGCCCTGCTCGACGGCCGCGCCGAGGTCCTTCTGGTCGAAGTAGGCGCCCATCGGCATCTCGATGCACAGACCCGCGTTTGCGGCTTCCACCGTGCTGCGCGTCCCGGTGAGCCAGTCGGACTCGACGAAGCCGTCGAACTCCCACTCCCCGTAGAGCAGATCCCGGAGCAAGTGAGCGTTCTCGCTCGAGTAGTGCCCGTTGACGGAGTTGTATGCGGTCATCACCGACGCCGGGCGAGCGTGGCGCACCACCTGCTCGAAATGCCGCGTGTAGATCTCGCGCAGCGTGCGCTCGTCGATGCTCACGTCGACGGACATGCGCCGATCTTCGATGCTGTTGGCGGCGTAGTGCTTCAAGCTGGCCAGCACGTGCTCCTGCGCGCCCGTGACGAAGGCCGAGCCCATGGCGCCGAGCAAGCACACGTCCTCGCCGTAGGTCTCCTGCGCGCGGCCCCAGCGCGGATGGCGGACGTTGTTCACCGCTGGAGCCAGGATCACGTTCCCGCCCTTGGCGGCGGTCTCGAGCCCGATGGCCTCCCCGACCCGCTGCTCGAGCTGGGTGTTGAAGGTCGCGGCTCGCGCCATCGGTACGGGGAAGGTGGTGGCCTTGCCGGCGCGTACGCCCCGCGGGCCGTCCACCATCTTGTAGCTCGGGATGCCGAGCGCTTCGTCCTCGGGCGTCAGGTAGAGGCCGTCCACCGGCGCCATGCCCGAGCCGTGCATCTGAGCGATCTTCTGCTCGAGCGACATCCTGTCGAGCCAACCTTCGACCCGACCCTCGATGCCGCCCCGCTGCTGGACCTCCGGGTCACCACCGCAACCGCTGGCGACCAGGAGCGTCGCCAGCGTCGCCGCGCGCTGCTTGCGTCGACCCGCCACGCGTCGGAGCATAGCGCTGTTGGCGGCCGTTGAGGTCCTCGCGATTGGGGTGTACGGGCCGAGAGCTCCTCGCCTTCGTCTTGATGCCTGCGGCTTGCGAGGCCGGAGCCGTCAGAGCTGCACGTCGGCGACGAGAATGCTCCGGGTCCGGTGCGCGTCGCACGAATTGCGCGGTACGCGGGGGTCGAGGCTCAGGCTGGCGATCGAGCGTGCGGCCGCCGCGAGAGAGCTGCAATGCTGGGATTCGCCAGCTAGTCTCGGGCACTCATGAAGTCAGCGGCGAACACCGAGGCCTTCGCATCGACCATCGGCGCCATCGCGGGCACCAGCTCGGGCGAGGCCCCGGCGCCGCCAGCGCACGGGGTCGAGCGCTTCGAGCTGCTGCGCGAGATCGGCCGCGGAGGCATGGGGCGCGTGCTCGAGGCGAAGGACGGACAGTTCGGCCGACACGTCGCCGTCAAGGAGCTGGCGCGCGACGTGACGGATGTCGGGCACGTGCGGCGCTTCGTCGTGGAGGCCTTGGTCACGGGGAACCTCGAGCACCCGGGCATCCCGGCCGTCTACGAGCGAGGCAGCCGTGCGGGAGTGCCCTACTACGCCATGCGCCACGTGCGCGGACGCCCTTTCTCGGAGGTCCTGGGGGAGCGCAAGACGCTGCGCGAGCGCCTCAAGCTCCTGCCTCCGGTCGTGCAGGTTGCCCACACGCTCGGCTTCGCCCACGAGCGCGGCGTCGTCCATCGCGACGTGAAGCCCGACAACATCATGCTCGCACCCCACGGAGAGGTGGTGCTCTTGGACTGGGGGATCGCCAAAGTCCGCGGTGTCGACGGCGGGGCGTCGAGCGGCGTGATCCCCGAGTCTCACCCCGTCGCCTCGGAGAGCACGCGCGAGGGCGCCATCGTTGGCACGCCGGCCTACCTCTCGCCGGAGCAGGCCTCGGGGCAGACGGACCGGATCGACGAACGGACCGACGTCTTCGCCCTCGGTGCTTTGCTCTATCATGTCGTCGCCGGCCGACCGCCTTACGCGGGACCGAGCGTGGCGGCGGTCGTCGCCCGGGCTGCCGAGGCCGATTTCGAACCGTTGGAGCAGCTCGCGCCGGAGGCTCCCGCGGCGCTCCGCGCCATCATCGAAAAGGCGATGGCTCGGCTGCCCGACGACCGCTACGGCTCGGCGGCCGAGCTGGCTGACGCGCTCGAGGCGTTCCTGGCGGGTGCGGTGCTTTCCAGGCCTTCCCGAGTCCTGGCGGCGCTCGCCTGGGCAGGCGCAGTCGCGGCGCTCCTGGGCATGCTCGCCGGTTCGGCGCAACTCTGGGCGTTCACACCCACCTTGCGCGAGCAGGGCCTCGGCGCGCTCATCGTGCTGTTCCTGGCCGCGGCCTTCCTCTTGCTCGCACTGACCGAGTGGCGGACGCGGGGCCGTTACTGCTTGAGCCCGCTGCTCCTCGCACTCGCGGGAGCGAGCTTCATGCTCGGCCTCGCCGGAACGTTCACCGGGCTCTCGATCACGCTGAACGCCGCAGCCGCAGCCGAGACGCCGAGCTCGGCGATCCTCTTGTCGGGCGTCTACGAGACGAGCGGAGCGCTCGTGACCGCCAGCATCGTCACGGCCTTCGAGCTCGTGATCTGGAGTTTGCTGAGGCGCGTGGCGCCCGAGCCGGCGGCGGGGGCCGCGACGGGGGCCTCCCTCGGGATCGGCGCGCGCTTCCGCTCCATGGAGCGCCGATGACCGAAGCAGACCCATCTCGGACCTCGCCGAGGGCCGGGCGCTGGCCGCTCGGAAGCGGTGCTCAACTGACGCACGCCGTCGTCGTGTCCTTCGCGATCATCACGCACTTCTTCGTGGGCTTCGCGCTGATCGGTCCGGCGCTCGGGCTGACGCCCGACCGCGTGTTCGACGGCAGCAGCGCGGCGCTGCTGATGACGGCGGCGCAGGGGGTGTGGGGCCTCGGGCTGGTGGTGGGCGTCGGCCTGTTGCTGATCGGGCGGCTGAAGCCCGCGGACGTGGGCTGGCGCTTCCACGACCTGGGCAGAGACGTCGCCCTGGGAGCGCTGGGCGCGCTGCTCTTGATCGTCTGTGTGCTCGGACCGGCCGTGCTCGCCGGCAGGCTAGGCGTCGGCGAGACGCTGGCCACGATCCGCGGCTTCTCACCGGGGCAACGCGCGCAGATCCTGTTGATCGGCGTCTTGGCGGCTGGAACGGAAGAGACGGTCTTCCGCGGCTACCTTCAGCCCGGCTTGGTGGCGCGCCTGGGCTTTCCGGCAGGCCTGCTGGTGGGCGCGCTGCTGTTCGGCCTCTACCACTTCCCGATGGGACTCCCGCTCGGGCACCTCGCCTCGAAGGCCGTCTCCGGCGTGGTCTTGGGGCTGCTCCGCGGGCGCGATCGCTCGCTGGTCGCGCCCGCGTTCGCGCACTTTCTGTTCTGGCAGCTCGTCGGGTTCACCTGAGCGCCCTGACCGCCTCGGAGTCGACACCGAAGATCGGCACGCCGACCGCCCGGAGGCCCGCCAGCGCCCGCCCGACCTGGCCGATGAAGGCGCCCCGAGCCGCCCGCGGCCCTTCGATCACAGCCGGTCGCTGCCGACACCCTGACTCAGAACCAGACCTCCCAGCTCCCTGGCTCGACCTCGGCGGCGTGCGCGGTGACGCTGATGCGGTCGCGGCGGCCGCCAAAGGGCTGGATCTGGTGCAATCGGTAGCTGTCGAAGACGCACAGCTCCCCCACGCCGTATTCGACGATGGTGCTCGGCATCTCGAGCTCCGCTTCCGTCGCTTCGTCGGCGCCGGAGTAGCGCACGTCCCAGAGCGCGATGCCGCCGCCGCGCTGCGGCGCCTGAAGCATCACCAGGAGCGACAGCGCGGGCTTCCGCCCTCGGATGTGCTCATCGGTCAGGCCCTCGGTATCGAAGTGCACGACGCCCCCGCGCCGCGCGACGACCTCTCCGTTGGGGAACACGTGGACCCCCGGTCCGCACCACTCGGCGCGCTGCGCCGCCCGGCCGCCGGTCAGGGCCGCGACGGCCTCGATCATGCGGCGTTGCATACCCGGGAGCGTCGCCTCGACCAGGCGGTCCGACGCTCGGGCGTTCGCGAAGTAGTCCTCCGAGAGGTCTTCCTCCAGGTGGGTGTACCAGGCGCGCCCGAGCGAGTACTGCTCGCCGTCGAAGGCGGGCGTCCAGTGCTCGCGAGCGCGGTACACCGCGTTCGTCCAGTCGTGGCACTCGTCCCAGCTCAGGAAGCCGGGTGCGCGCAGCGCGAAGTGTCGCTCCACGTCGGCGAGCAGCCGGTCGCGGTCGCCGGGCTCGGCGCTCGGCCATGCGACGACACGCGGCTCTTCGCTCGAGGTCATGGCGGCGGGACGCTGTCCAGCCGGCGAGCCCGCGTCAAGGCGAATCAGGGGATCAACATCGGGCATACGGACGTGCAGTTGGTCTGCAGGCAGGACGACACGCCGATGAAGGTTCCGGTGGCGCCCAGGCAGGTAGGACACGTGCCGGGGACGCAGTTGAACGCGCTCTGGTTCAGGCAGTTTTCGAGATAGCAGCGCAGCTGCTGCGCGCAGGTCTCGTTGGCGAGACAGGCGTTGGTCTGGTTGCAGCAGTTGGCGCGCCCGCACTGGTCGCAGGTCGCGTCGCCGGTCGTGACCAGTGGGTCCTGACAGTCCTTGCCGAAGAGCTCGCTGGTGCAGTTGTTGGGTGGGGCGGCATCGGCGCCGCCGCCGCTGCCACTCTGGCCGCCGGCCGCGCCCGCGCCGCCAGTCGCGCCGCCGCCGCTGCCGCCGCCGCCGCCGCCAGTCGCGCCGGTGCCCGCGTCACTGCCGCCGGTCGCGCCGCTCTCGGAAAACTCGCTGCCGCCGCAGGCGGTCACGAGACAAAACAGACACCCAAGCCCAAGTACCCGAGCCAAGCCACCCATCGCACCCGGATTGTTCGCCGAAGCGTGTCGCTCGGCAAGCCGGGAGTCGGCTAGCCTGCCGCAATGGCGCGCGCTCTCGTACTGGCCCTGCTCCTGCATGCGTGCGCGAGCGCGCCTGCACCGGCTCCGCAGCCGGTCGTGGTAGCGCCGGCGTCCGCCGAGCCGGCGACCGAGCCGTCCGCGCCGCCGGCCGAGCGGGCGGCGCCGGCGGAGGAGCCCTTGGGGATCCGCGACTGCGACGAGTACCTGGCGCTCTATCGCGACTGCGAGCCGAAGCTCGCG
It encodes the following:
- a CDS encoding CPBP family intramembrane metalloprotease; translated protein: MSFAIITHFFVGFALIGPALGLTPDRVFDGSSAALLMTAAQGVWGLGLVVGVGLLLIGRLKPADVGWRFHDLGRDVALGALGALLLIVCVLGPAVLAGRLGVGETLATIRGFSPGQRAQILLIGVLAAGTEETVFRGYLQPGLVARLGFPAGLLVGALLFGLYHFPMGLPLGHLASKAVSGVVLGLLRGRDRSLVAPAFAHFLFWQLVGFT
- a CDS encoding glycoside hydrolase family 3 C-terminal domain-containing protein encodes the protein MAGRRKQRAATLATLLVASGCGGDPEVQQRGGIEGRVEGWLDRMSLEQKIAQMHGSGMAPVDGLYLTPEDEALGIPSYKMVDGPRGVRAGKATTFPVPMARAATFNTQLEQRVGEAIGLETAAKGGNVILAPAVNNVRHPRWGRAQETYGEDVCLLGAMGSAFVTGAQEHVLASLKHYAANSIEDRRMSVDVSIDERTLREIYTRHFEQVVRHARPASVMTAYNSVNGHYSSENAHLLRDLLYGEWEFDGFVESDWLTGTRSTVEAANAGLCIEMPMGAYFDQKDLGAAVEQGTVKESVIDEAVRRILRKKLEFSLDAPEQVPADVVESQEHTDLTLEVEREAIVLLKNEGAALPLDRAKLATLALVGQLADTKNLGDAGSSNAEPSWAVTPRAGLVDRAGSGTKLDYIPGPTLAPADLATLAAADAAVVVVGLTAKEEGENFEALGGGDRESLDLPQEQLALIAAVAAQNARTIVVLEGSGPVIVAPWLDQVEALLMVWYPGQEGGHAIADVLFGDVSPSGKLPLTFPASEAQLPAFVNDQDAVTYDYFHGYRYVDAKGLDPSFPFGFGLSYTSFVFGELGLAETTLSDGATVHASIDVTNTGEAAGKTVVQLYASYPSSAVERAPRELKAFAKVDLQPGETKNVALEFPVRDLAYWDVGVGSWVVEPTSVQLWAGDSSRNLPASAELKLE
- a CDS encoding serine/threonine protein kinase: MKSAANTEAFASTIGAIAGTSSGEAPAPPAHGVERFELLREIGRGGMGRVLEAKDGQFGRHVAVKELARDVTDVGHVRRFVVEALVTGNLEHPGIPAVYERGSRAGVPYYAMRHVRGRPFSEVLGERKTLRERLKLLPPVVQVAHTLGFAHERGVVHRDVKPDNIMLAPHGEVVLLDWGIAKVRGVDGGASSGVIPESHPVASESTREGAIVGTPAYLSPEQASGQTDRIDERTDVFALGALLYHVVAGRPPYAGPSVAAVVARAAEADFEPLEQLAPEAPAALRAIIEKAMARLPDDRYGSAAELADALEAFLAGAVLSRPSRVLAALAWAGAVAALLGMLAGSAQLWAFTPTLREQGLGALIVLFLAAAFLLLALTEWRTRGRYCLSPLLLALAGASFMLGLAGTFTGLSITLNAAAAAETPSSAILLSGVYETSGALVTASIVTAFELVIWSLLRRVAPEPAAGAATGASLGIGARFRSMERR